Genomic window (Paenibacillus sp. PK3_47):
GCAGAACGGTACTGATTGTTGATGATGACCAGCGCAATATTTATGCGCTGCAAAAAGGGCTGGAGCCTTACAACATGAACATCCTGACCGCACAGACTGGTTACGAATGCCTGCAGATTGTAAGAGAAGTGCCTGGGGTGGATATCGTGCTGCTGGATATTATGATGCCTAATCTGGATGGCTACGATACTTTATCCATCATCCGGGAGGAGCTGCACCTGACGGAACTGCCGATCATTGCAGTCTCCGCCAAAACCATGAAGGAAGACCGGGAACGCTGTCTGAAAGCGGGGGCTACAGATTTCCTGAGCAAGCCTGTGCTGCTTAAGGACGTAGTATCGAGAATGTACAGATGGATCAGTCCGGCAGAGGAATAAGCTGAATTTAGCCCGGCTTAACTTTTCTAAATTTACCATTGACGGAATCCTTACGGATGCTTTATGATGTGTTCATAAATGATCATTTATATGCAGTTGGCGTGTTACCGTAAAGGGCATGAGCCAAGGATTGTCTTCATTCATGTGGAGCAATTCTTGGCTTTTTTTGTTGCCTGAATACTGAAGATTAAGGAAGGAGGGAGAACTTGTCGCGGGAATTTGAGCAATTTCAGGTGCAGCGTGTGATCGGAAACAACGTTGTGATGGTTCAAGGGGAAAAGAACGGCAAGGAATATGTGATTATAGGCAAAGGCATAGGCTTTGCTGCCAAAAATGAGGGTGTTATCGCTGCCGACGATCACCGGATCGAAAAGCTGTTTCGGCTTGAAGACCGGGAAGAGTGGAGCCAGTACCAGATTCTGCTGGAGGATATAGATCCTAAAGTCATGAAGATCACCGATGAGATTATCGGAGATATCACCTGCCAGTTTCCCGGCAAGTTAAACGACAAGATTTATTTGGCGCTCCCAAGTCATATCCAGTTCACCATTTACCGTTTGCGCAGCGGGATGGATATTATCAATCCTTTTTTACAGGAAACCAAAATGACCTTCCCGAAGGAATTTGAGATCGCTTCCAAAGCAGCTGACAAAATCAGTGCCGGATTTAATGTCAAGATTCCCGAAGATGAAGTGGGCTTCCTGACTTACCACGTATACTCCGCTGTCAGCAACGTTCCGGTAGGGCAGCTGGTAAAGGTATCGAATATTGTAAGCGAGCTGATCGAAATGATCAGGGAAGAAAAAAATATAACTTTTGAGCAAGGCAGCATGAATCACGTACGGCTGATGATTCATCTGCGCTTTTCGCTGGAAAGAATTTTGCAGGGATCATTAATAGATAATCCATTCGTTAAGCACATTAAGAAAGAGTACAAAACGGAATATAAGCTGGCGCAAAAGCTTGGAAAAATCATGCAGAGTAAACTTGAAGCTTCTATTCCTGAAGAAGAGTTATGCTTCCTTGCTATGCATCTGCACCGGCTGTTCCAGACCGTGGAGAAAAATAAATAGAAGCCTGAGAGGAGTGGCCATAATGTTTTCCAAATGGAAATCCAAAAAGGAAGAGCAGCATACAGAACAGCAAATCGAGATCATGGCACCGGTCAGCGGGCAGGCGCTTCCTCTTGCCGAGGTTCCGGATGAGACGTTTGCCGGGGGTCATATGGGTAGCGGGGTGGCTATTAAGCCTGCCGAAGGGATCCTCAAGGCTCCGTTTGACGGGACCGTGGCCCATATCGTGAAAACAAATCATGCTCTGATCCTGGAGCATCCTTCCGGATTGCAGCTTTTGCTGCATATCGGCATTGATACGGTCAGTCTCAAAGGAAGCGCTTTTGTCAGCCGCGTCCAGACTGGTGACCGCGTGACAGCCGGAGAGACTCTGATTGAGTTCGATCTTGAAGCCATACATGCAGCAGGACTGCAAAGTATTTCTCCTATTATTGTGACCCTTACGGAGGAGATTCCGCCAGAGGTAGTATCCTTGTACGGCCAGGTTACCGCCGGCCAGGATCCTGTACTTAGAGTGGCTTCAAAGCAGTAAGCCATAGCATTACCTATTTTTGAACCCGAGGGGGACGATTTATTATGTTGGCTTTTTTACAAAAGTTAGGCAAGTCTCTGATGCTTCCCGTGGCAACGATGCCGGCGGCGGCCATTCTGCAGGGCTTTGGTCTGATTGATTATGAAAAGGATTTGCATTTAGGCAATGCGGTTGGAGGATTCCTGAATCAATATATCGCTCCTTTCCTTACAGCAGGTGCTGATGCTATATTCGGAAATTTGGCTTTAATATTCGCTATTGGAGTTGCAATCGGTTTTGTAGGGGATGCTGTTGCCGCATTATCGGCACTGATCGCATATATGGTCCTGACCAAAGTGCTTGCTATTGTACCGCTGCAATTTTCCTTCATTAACGATGATGTGGTGCTGAACATGGGTGTGCTGGGCGGTATTTTTGCCGGAGCCTGGGCTGCTTACCTGTACAAAAAATTCCACAACATCAAAATGCCTGACTGGCTCGGATTCTTTGCCGGAAAACGTTTTGTCCCGATCATTACAGCTGCTTCCACGATGGTGCTTGCTGTATTCATCGGTATGATCTGGAGTCCGGTACAGGATGTAATCAGTGATTTCGGCAACTGGGTTGTAAGCCTTGGTGCAGTCGGAGCCTTTGTCTTCGGTACAGCCAACCGCCTGCTGATCCCTATTGGACTGCATCACGTGATGAATACCATTGCCTGGTTTCAAATCGGCGACTTTACGAATGCAGCAGGCGAGCTGGTACACGGTGACCTTACCCGATTCTTCGCAGGGGACAAAACAGCAGGGATGTTCATGACCGGCTTCTTCCCAATCATGATGTTCGCCCTTCCGGGCGCTGCTCTGGCATTTATTCATACAGCTAAGCCGGAGAAACGTAAAATGGTTGCCTCGATCTTTATCGGATCGGCTATCGCCTCCTTCCTGACAGGGATTACGGAGCCGCTGGAGTTCTCCTTCATGTTTGTGGCCCCGCTGCTGTACGTAGTGCACGCTGTATTAACGGGTGTGGCCGGTCTGCTTATGTACGTACTGGATGTCAAGCTGGGCTTTGGCTTCTCTGCCGGTCTGATTGATTATCTGGTCAACCTGAAGCTGTCGACGAACGCGTGGATTTTGATTCCTGTAGGTCTTGCCTTTTTCGTTGTCTACTATGTATTGTTCCGTTTCATAATAGTGAAATTCAACCTGAAAACACCGGGACGCGAAGACGATGTGGAAGATAAAATGGAAGAGACCAGTGTCCGCGGCACCACAGTGCCTGCTTCCTCCAGAGCTGCCAAAATTCTTGATAACATCGGCGGTCCGGCCAATATCCAGAATATCGATGCCTGCATCACCCGGCTGCGGCTGATAGTCAAAGACGAGAAGGCCGTCAATGATAACGCATTGAAGCAGCTTGGCGCATCCGGAGTGATGAGGCTCGGCCAAGGTGCAGTCCAAGTCGTCTTTGGCCCGCAATCCGAGCAGATTAAAGATGACATCAAAAAATTAATGTAAGGCAAGTTTTGCTGCGGGCATCCTGGATGTCCGCTTTTTCTTATGTGGAACTATTGCATTGTTTATAAAACCGAGTATAATACTTGGTATAAGGTTGAAAAAGGGATTAAGGAGTCGGTATACATGTCAATCGATGATTATCTGGATCTGCTAAATTACGCCAAGCAAATGAACGATGAACAGTGGCAGGCTGACATCATTGAGACCTTGAACAATTTCAGGCAAATCTCGGAGGAAGAACAGAGGGCTGAAAATGTGCGGGAGCTGTGGAGCCGGTTCGATGAGGTGAACCATCTGCTGCTGGAGCTGTTCGACAAGCTTAGGGACGGGGAAGATGCAGAAGACAGCGGACGCTGGAAAGAGCAGATCTGGGAGATGAAGCTGGAGAGAATTACTTTGTCGAGACAAATTCAGAAGCAATATATCAAAATTATATAAAGTTATTATAAAAATAAAAACATCAACAAATATTGATTAATACATAGGAGCAGTTCTCTTAACAAGGGACTGCTTTTTGTGTTATTCCGTCCGGCAGTAATAAATTTTATAATAAGGTTCAAAGTGTGATACAAAAAAGCTCCGGCAGCCGTCTTACTTATAGCTGCAGCTGATAAGGAGGATTTACACTCATGAATATTCCGGAATCTGAACAATTCAAAGCATTGTTCTATGAACATTACCCTATTGTGCGGCGTAAGCTTGCCGCATTAGTACGTGACGATACAGCGGCTGATGATCTTGCCCAGGAGGTTTTTCTTAAGCTTTACCGTAATCCGCCGGATGATCCGGGGGCACTGGGTGCCTGGCTGCATAGAGTGCTGACCCGGGCCGGCTATGATTACCTGAGCAAAAAAGCCAGTGAACGGCGGCTTCAGGACAAGCAGGAGCTGTTATTTCAAGCAGAGCCGTCACCGCCCTCAGGGGAAGAAGCCGTCTTAAACAAGCTGGACCAGGAGGATGTCCGGGTATGGCTGGACGAACTGCCTGAGCGGGACCGGCAGGCGCTGCTGCTGCGGTACTCCGGGTACAGCTACAGCGAGATTGCCGGTGAGCTCGGCATCAGGCCTCCGGTTGTGGGTACCCTGCTGAGCCGCGCTACACAGAAACTAAGGCAGCATGCAGCAGAATCCCTGCCCCAGCCTGATTAACGGAGAGTATTGAACTATTTATGTACAGGAACAAATTAACACTCAATTAGGAGGAACCAGTCATGACTAATCATATGAACAAAGACTCACATACAGATTCACATACATCCTCTACAGACGAGGCCTGGACCAGACTGCAGGCAAGTCTTGCCAAAGAGCCGGTGAATCCGGTATGGGCAGCATGGGGACAACAATCTGCAAGTCCTGACCCGGGTCATGAGGGCGAAGCTTCTAATATGCAGCCGGCAGTTACCGAGCCGCCCGTTCAGGAACAGCAAAACATGCAGGGGAAGGAGCCATTCGGCAAGCAGCCTGCACACAAAACCCTTCGCCGGCCGAAAATGAACCGCCGCCGCAAGTGGACGGCTGCCGCGGCTGCCGCCCTGATAGTGGGCGCCGTTCTCGCTACACCGGTCGGCAACACGGCCATGGCGGCCATCCTGAACCAGTTCCGGATGCAGGAGGGCGCTGTGATCGAGGAGAGCGATCTGCGGAATATTTTCTATCAAGTTAATGAAGGCGGGGCATTCAGTGAAGCGGATAACAAGTTTGGCATATTCACTACCTCTGCCGGGGATCTCGGGGGCGAGCTGCCTGTCGGCCAACTGCAGGAAAAGCTGGGCTACAGTGCATTGAGCAGTCCGATGTTTGATTCAATAAATACGGTCTATGTCATGAATTCGCGCGATGCAACACTCACCCTGAATGTGGATGAAGTCAATCAGGCGCTCATGCGCCTGGGCTCAGACCAGCTGCTGCCGCAGTCCGTCGACGGTAAGCCGATTACGCTCCACATGCCTGAGGTAGTGAGCTATAATCTGTCTGCTGACAATAATCGCTGGGCATATGTGACGCAGATGAATACACCGACTATAACTGTAGATCCTTCTATTGATGTGACGGAAGCGCTCAAGGCTGTTCTGAATTTCCCGCTGCTGCCTGATCAGTGGAAAAACTATCTGGAGCAGAGCCGTGTACTGTCCGGAGAAATCCCGATGCCTTTAATTAAAGGAGAAACCGCTGAAGAGCTCACGGTTGGCGGTACACTGGTCATTATGGATACGGATGAATACGGCAGAGGAGCAAATTACCGGGCGGTGTGGGTTAAGGATGGACAGATGTTTGAGTTTAGCGGCGGAGATATCTACCAGGACAAAGAGGAGTATCTAAACAAACTGCAGGAGCTGATCTCCCAATGAGTGAACCGGCCATTGAGACCAATTCGCTGACCAAGGTCTACAGCAACGGACGCGGCTGCCGGGATGTTACGATTACCGTAGGGAAAGGGGAAGCCTTCGGCTTCCTCGGCCCTAACGGGGCCGGAAAAAGCACTTTTGTCAAAATGCTCGTCGGCCTGACTTCTCCTTCCGGCGGAAGTGCCACCCTGTTCGGTCATACCATCGGTTCTCTCGAAGCAAAGGCTAGAATCGGTTATTTGCCCGAATTATACCGTTATCAGGAATGGCTCACGGGTGAAGAAGTGGTCAGGCTGCATGCCAGGCTATGCCGGGTGGATAAAACTGCAGCGGACAAAAGAGTTCCGCAGCTTCTGGATGAAGTAGGGATCGGCCAGCGCGGCCGGGACCGGGTCAAACATTATTCCAAGGGGATGCAGCAGCGGCTGGGACTTGCCTGTGCATTGGTGAACGAACCTGCCCTTGTCTTTCTGGATGAGCCTTCCTCGGCACTGGACCCTGTCGGGCGGATGGAGGTCCGCAGGATCCTGGAGCGTCTGAAGGAACGGGGAGTCACCATATTTCTCAACTCCCATCTGCTTGAAGATGTTGAGGTGCTGTGCGACCGGATGGCGCTGCTGAACGACGGCGGGATCCTGCGGCACGGCAAAGTGTCTGAAATACTCCATAAGCGAAGCACCTGGCTTTTAAAAGTGGGGGGCTATTCGCCTTTTTTGCTGTCCTGGCTTCAGGAAACGACCGGACTTCATATCAGGCAGAGCTCTGAAATCATTGACGGCAGTACAACCTGGCTGGAGGCTGAACTTGAGGATGAAGAGCAGGCCGGATGGCTGAATGCACTGATTGTAGAGCAGGGGATGACATTATATGAAGTTACCCGCAAGAAAGAGCATCTCACGGACTGGTTCATGGATGCGGTGTCGGGCCTCAGCCACAGGGGGGAACGGGTATGAGAATAATCATCGGCATGACCTGTAAAGAGCTGCTTCGTAAAAGAGTAATGATCCTCACCCTTCTATTGACCGTAGTGTTCCTGATTGCCTTCTGGTTTGTCGCCAGTACAATCGGCAGTAACTCCTTTATAGAAAGTGATGCAAGCAGTGCCACTATTCTCATTGCCCGTTTTTCGAACGGGGTTTTTATTCTGACGCTTGGTTTTTTCTTTGGCAGCTTCGTCATTGCCTTTCTGGCCATATTTAGTTCATTCTCTGTAATTTCCGGGGAGGCGGAACAAGGTGTGATGCAGGCGCTCCTTCCGAGACCGCTGCCGCGCTGGAAATGGTATATGGGACGGTGGCTGGGTTATGTATCGCTTGGTGTGCTATATGCGCTTATATTGTTTATTGCAATCCTGGCTATTACCCAGGTACATGCGGCCATACCGCAAGAAGCGGGAGCTTTAATCAAGTCTTTCCTGCTGTTCGCCTCAGCGGTCCCGCTGCTGATCAGCCTATCCATGCTCGGCTCAGGCGTATTCTCGGCATTGGGCAACGGTGTATTCATGACCATGCTCTATGGGGCAGGCTGGCTCGGGGGAATGATTGACAAGGTAAGCGGATCATTGCAGCTGGAAGGGGACGGCATGAATATGCTTAATAACCTGACAGGTATTATGTCGCTATTGATGCCGGTAGACGGTTTACAGCGGAAGATGATGGGGGAACTGCTAAGCTTCGAGGATCTCAGCGGACTGGTCGGCTTTTCCGGGAGCAGTATGGGCCTGACGGATATAAGCTCTGTGCCCTCTGGCAGCTTTGTCATTTATGCAGCCTGCTATACCTTACTTGCACTGTTCACCGGCTTATGGCGGTTTCAGCGGAAGGATCTTTAATTGTATATATGCGGCAACAAATAAGCGCCCTTTTGATCCGGATCACGGAACCAAAAGGGCGCTTTATTCGCCTCTGAAGCGGGCGTCACTGGGTCACGCCAATCTCGATCCAGTCAGAAGACCAGTTGCTGATCTCTCCGAGAATCGGAGCCAGCGCCGTTCCTTTGTCAGTAAGCGAGTACTCGATCCGTACAGGCATTTCAGGATATACAGTACGCTGGATGATGCCTTCGTTCTCCATTTCTTTTAAACGGTCAGATAACACCTTGCCGCTCAGATTGGACAGACAGCTCTCGATTTCGCCGAATCGGCGCGGTCCCTGCATCAGCACAAACACAATCAATGCGACCCATCGTTTGCTTAACAGATCCACCGCTTTCTCAAAGCGCGGACACATTTCAAACTCATTCATGTTGTTCACCTCTGCATTCATTATATCATAAACTTACAATAAGTAATTATAAATGTTAAACTATATTTTATAACTTGACGAACATATATTACAATGATAAACTTACTTACAAATAGTTACTTGATATTCAGATACTTAAATTTAGATTATTCAAATTAGGACGGTGCTCTCATGAAACCTGATATTCTTTCTATATTGCAGAACAAGATCAAGCGGATAACGATGGATGATTCCACGAACATCCTAGTCGGACCTATTACACTTCCAGTGAATCTGGACGGAGAGACCGTTACTTTCAAATGGTACAGCTGGTTGAAGACAACCGATGAAGAACTGATGCAGGGGGATTCTCAGGCGGCAACGGAGCTGCTGATCTCGCGTCTGTCCTCCATGAATCTCGCTGACGGGCAGCAGTCAAGTGTACTCGTCTATGGTGATTTCGAAGGCTCGGAAGAAGCTTTAATCCGGATGCACAGCATCTGCCATACCGGAGATATTTTTGGCAGCAAACGCTGTGATTGCGGCTTCCAGCTGCGCCAGTCCATGAAGATGATTGCCCAGCACGGCGCCGGCGCGCTCTTCTACCTTGCCAATCACGAAGGCAGAGGCATCGGCCTGTTCAGCAAAGCTATGGCTTACATCCTTCAGGAAGAAGGATATGATACGGTTGAAGCCAATCTGGAGCTCGGCTTTGCCGATGATTCCAGAGACTACAGAGACGCAATCAGCGTCCTGCAGCATCTGCGCAGCAAACCGGTAACTTTGATCACCAATAACCCGAAGAAGATGGAAGCTTTGCGGGCTGCCGGCATGAATACGGGCAAGAGAATACCGCTTTGGGGCGATGTCTCTGTTTTTAATGAAAAGTATCTGCGGACCAAAGTTGCCCGTTCCGGCCACCTGGAAGCTGTAGTGAATCCGGATTTCTTCGAGGGCAGAGTCGCCAAATAAAAGAAATTGGGTAGTGCTTTTGCATTCCGTACATTATAATGGTGTACTGAACCCTATTTCTAGCTTAGCGAGGTACAATATGAATGCCATTCAAGTACAGGACTTGCGCAAAACCTTCAAAGTCCAAAAAAACCGCGAGGGCCTCAAAGGGGCCTTCGCTGATTTGTTTAAGCGGGAATATTCCGAAGTTACGGCCGTAAAGGATATTTCCTTCACGATTCCCCAGGGTGAAATCTGCGGGTATATCGGTGAGAACGGAGCAGGGAAGTCGACGACGATCAAAATGCTCACCGGTATCCTTGTGCCCACGTCTGGCAGTGTGACTGTCGGCGGATTTGTACCTTATGAGGAGCGCGAGAAATTCGTGCAGAATATCGGTGTCGTTTTTGGCCAGCGCAGCCAGCTGTGGTGGGACATCGGTGTAATTGAGTCTTTCCAGCTGCTGCGCAAGGTGTACCGGGTGTCCGAGCATGATTTTAAAAAAAGGCTGGACGAGCTCGTTGAGCGCCTGGAGCTGCAGGATCTCCTCAACCGTCCGGTCCGCAAGCTCAGCCTCGGCCAGCGGATGCGCTGTGAACTGGTGGCGGCCCTGCTGCATAATCCGTCGATTTTGTTCCTGGACGAGCCGACGATCGGTCTGGATATTGTCGTAAAATCAGAAATCCGCGAGTTTCTGAAGGATATGAACCTGGAGCATGGCACCACGATTCTTTTGACGACCCACGATCTGCAGGATATCGAAGCGCTGTGCTCCCGCGTCATTATGCTGGATGACGGCCGGATTATCTATGACGGCGGCCTCGATAATCTGAAGGAGCGCTGGGGAACCGGGCGTGAAGTGCTCTTCCAGTTCGGGATGCCCACCAAGCTGCAGCAGCTGCAGCAGTGGTCGGACGGCATGCCGGTCACCTGGACGGCCGAGAACGATCTGGGCGCCAAAGTATGGATTCCGCGTGAACTCAATGTATCGGATCTGCTGGCACGGGTGGTCGGCAAGGCGGACATCACGGATATCAAAATCATCGAGACCAATACGGACGATATTGTCCGCAGTATTTACCAGTCAGGCTCTGCAGAGAAGCCGGAGGATAAAATCTCGGCGCTGCAGGAGGAGAAAGAGGCCGCTCATGTCTGACAAGCTTCAGGCTGCTTCAGCAGCAGGCGGACCTGGCGGCGGCTCCCGGGAGGACGGCCGGAGGCTGCTGCTGGGTGCTTATTTTGATTTTATCCGCATCCGGTTTCTGACGATGCTGGCTTACCGAGTCAATTACTATTCGGGCATATTAATTTATACGCTCAATATCGGGGTCAACTACTTTACCTGGAAAGCGATCTACGGCGGAGGGGAGTCACTCGGCGGCTTTTCGGGTGCGCAGATGACCACCTATGTCGCTGTGTCGTGGATGGCGCGGGCGTTTTATTTTAACAATCTGGACAGGGAAATCTCTACTGATATACGTGATGGAAGCATCGCGATCCAGTTCATCCGGCCTTATAACTATGTTCTGGTCAAAATGATGCAGGGGCTCGGCGAAGGTGTGTTCCGCTTCATGCTGTTCATGATCCCCGGTATGGCTATTGCCATGCTGTTATTTCCTGTACAGCTGCCGACAGAGCCGTCCGCATGGGCGGGGTTCCTGGTGATGCTCTTTTTCAGCTTCCTGATTAATTCACAGATCAACGTAATTACAGGCCTGTTTGCCTTTTTCGTGGAAAATAATGAAGGCATGATGCGGATGAAGCGGGTGATTGTTGACCTGTTCTCCGGCCTGATCGTTCCGATCAGCCTGTTTCCGGGCTGGCTGGCCGAAGTGCTGAAGGTACTGCCTTTTCAAGCGATTACTTACCTGCCGGGTTCTGTATTTACAGGCCGGGTGCAAGGGGTCGGCATCTGGAATGTGCTGGGCGTCCAGGTGTTCTGGTTCGTCGTGCTGCTGATTCCGATTGTCTGGCTATACCATGCGGCGCGTCAGCGGCTGTTCGTGCAGGGAGGGTGAGGAAAAGGTGTATTACCTGGGATTGTTATGGGAGTATCTCAAAAATTATATGAAGACCCGCCTGACCTACCGCGCCGATTTCTGGGTGGAGGTCATTTCGGATCTTTTGTTTCAGGCAACCAATTTTATTTTTATTCTGGTTATCTTTATGCATACCGACAGCCTGGGCGGCTGGAATCAGAATGAAGTAATCTTTGTGTATGGATTCTTCATGGTTCCTTACGGGGTGTTCAGCTGCTTCATTAACATGTGGGGCTTCAGTGAGCGTTATATCGTCAAAGGCGAGATGGACCGTGTCCTGACGCGTCCGGCACATAATCTGTTTCAGATTTTCCTGGAAAATGTGGACCCGCCGGCACTGTTCGGCTCGGTCATCGGTGTAATCATTATGGCGATCAGCGGGGCGAATCTCGGGCTGCCTTTTGAGTGGTGGACGATTCCGGCGCTCATTATCCTTACGCTGAGTGCGGTAGCCATCTATACCGGTATCTATACAACGCTGACGTCGCTGTCCTTCTACTCGGATGCACCGACAGGGATCCTGCCGCTGATGTATAACATCCAGAGCTATGGCCGTTATCCGGTCACCATCTATAACCGTGCGATTCAGGTGCTGCTCACCTGGATTATTCCGTTTGCGTTCGTCGGCGTGTATCCGGCTGCGCTTTTCCTGGACCGGGAGGAGATGCGGGGAATGGCGCTGCTGACGCCAGTGGTGGGTGCGGTGTTCCTTGGGATCGGGCTGCTCAGCTGGAATTACGGTGTGCGGCGTTATAAAGGTGCGGGGTCTTAAGTTTAGTGATTAGGCAGACAAGAGGGATCTTGTCTGCCTTTTTGTTGTTTGCTGTGTTTTGTTAAGCTTGCTTGTGAGCTGACAGAAGGGGGTTACGGCAACGGCTAGGGCTAGGGTTGCTTTACGGGAGAAGGCTGCTCAGATCCAGATGGAAATTCTCCGCTTAATTCTATGGAAAATCATTAGATAAGGCGATTAGGTGGAAAAGCTCCATCTAATTCTGAAAAACCAGCACTATACGGATGAATTTGGTATATTTAAGTGGAGTTTTTCCTGCTAACCTTGCAATTCTGGTGAGTTTACGAGATTTAGATGGAGAAAATCCACTTAGGTTGATCAATGCATGGCTAAAGGGGAGGAGCAGATTCATGTTTGACGGCATTAATTTTTCGCCTGGGATAGTTACTTATAATGTACCTCAGTACTTAGGCCAAGAAGATATATTACAAGTCAGTTACACAGAAAATGATATCGATTATACAATCGACGTTGGCTGGTATAGAAAGTGGTTTGCTGTGGTTGTAATTAAAGATATGGATTGGGAAAATCCAGTGTTGGAGAAACATTGTGTTGAGCCCGGGAAGTTACCTGCTTTGGTTCAGGAGTGTGCTGAATTTGTCAGGGCGGCATTAGAGTCTAAATAAGTTAGTTAGATTAAGGACTCTTATCCGTGAGCACTAAAATTAATAACCATAAATGGAGGAACCGCAAATGAAAGACTGCATCATCGGCATTGACCTGGGCGGGACGAATATCAAGGCAGCATTGTTCACGGCGGAGTTTACTGTGAAAAGCGAACTGTCGATTCCTACAGAAGCTGCCAAAGGTCCGGCACATGTATTGGAACGGATCCGCACGGCAGTAGATTTACTGGTGGAGGAGGGCAGTATTACTCTTCAGCAGATTAAAGCTATGGGGTTAGGAATTCCCGGCTTGCTGAATCCGGAAAAGGGGATTTCAATTTTTTCCCCAAACTTTCCCGGCTGGGAACAGATACATATTGTGAACGAGATGATGCAGTACTACGATTTTCCTGTGTTTATCGATAATGATGTAAGGGTCAACTTGTACGGGGAGTGGCAGTTTGGTGCCGGAAGGGGATACGACAATGTTGTGCTGCTTACGCTTGGTACCGGGCTTGGATCTGGAATTATACATAACGGCAAGGTGCTCTATGGCACTACCTTCAGTGCAGGTGAGATCGGACATATGAATATGTACCGGGAGGGTCGTCCCTGCCGCTGCGGCAGCTCCGGCTGTCTGGGCAGATACGTGTCTGCAGTCGGAATGGTTAATACGTTTAAAGAAAAGCTTCACGAAGGCAGA
Coding sequences:
- a CDS encoding PRD domain-containing protein, with the translated sequence MSREFEQFQVQRVIGNNVVMVQGEKNGKEYVIIGKGIGFAAKNEGVIAADDHRIEKLFRLEDREEWSQYQILLEDIDPKVMKITDEIIGDITCQFPGKLNDKIYLALPSHIQFTIYRLRSGMDIINPFLQETKMTFPKEFEIASKAADKISAGFNVKIPEDEVGFLTYHVYSAVSNVPVGQLVKVSNIVSELIEMIREEKNITFEQGSMNHVRLMIHLRFSLERILQGSLIDNPFVKHIKKEYKTEYKLAQKLGKIMQSKLEASIPEEELCFLAMHLHRLFQTVEKNK
- a CDS encoding PTS glucose transporter subunit IIA, giving the protein MFSKWKSKKEEQHTEQQIEIMAPVSGQALPLAEVPDETFAGGHMGSGVAIKPAEGILKAPFDGTVAHIVKTNHALILEHPSGLQLLLHIGIDTVSLKGSAFVSRVQTGDRVTAGETLIEFDLEAIHAAGLQSISPIIVTLTEEIPPEVVSLYGQVTAGQDPVLRVASKQ
- the nagE gene encoding N-acetylglucosamine-specific PTS transporter subunit IIBC, producing MLAFLQKLGKSLMLPVATMPAAAILQGFGLIDYEKDLHLGNAVGGFLNQYIAPFLTAGADAIFGNLALIFAIGVAIGFVGDAVAALSALIAYMVLTKVLAIVPLQFSFINDDVVLNMGVLGGIFAGAWAAYLYKKFHNIKMPDWLGFFAGKRFVPIITAASTMVLAVFIGMIWSPVQDVISDFGNWVVSLGAVGAFVFGTANRLLIPIGLHHVMNTIAWFQIGDFTNAAGELVHGDLTRFFAGDKTAGMFMTGFFPIMMFALPGAALAFIHTAKPEKRKMVASIFIGSAIASFLTGITEPLEFSFMFVAPLLYVVHAVLTGVAGLLMYVLDVKLGFGFSAGLIDYLVNLKLSTNAWILIPVGLAFFVVYYVLFRFIIVKFNLKTPGREDDVEDKMEETSVRGTTVPASSRAAKILDNIGGPANIQNIDACITRLRLIVKDEKAVNDNALKQLGASGVMRLGQGAVQVVFGPQSEQIKDDIKKLM
- a CDS encoding sigma-70 family RNA polymerase sigma factor, which codes for MNIPESEQFKALFYEHYPIVRRKLAALVRDDTAADDLAQEVFLKLYRNPPDDPGALGAWLHRVLTRAGYDYLSKKASERRLQDKQELLFQAEPSPPSGEEAVLNKLDQEDVRVWLDELPERDRQALLLRYSGYSYSEIAGELGIRPPVVGTLLSRATQKLRQHAAESLPQPD
- a CDS encoding ABC transporter ATP-binding protein, translated to MSEPAIETNSLTKVYSNGRGCRDVTITVGKGEAFGFLGPNGAGKSTFVKMLVGLTSPSGGSATLFGHTIGSLEAKARIGYLPELYRYQEWLTGEEVVRLHARLCRVDKTAADKRVPQLLDEVGIGQRGRDRVKHYSKGMQQRLGLACALVNEPALVFLDEPSSALDPVGRMEVRRILERLKERGVTIFLNSHLLEDVEVLCDRMALLNDGGILRHGKVSEILHKRSTWLLKVGGYSPFLLSWLQETTGLHIRQSSEIIDGSTTWLEAELEDEEQAGWLNALIVEQGMTLYEVTRKKEHLTDWFMDAVSGLSHRGERV
- a CDS encoding ABC transporter permease subunit, with the translated sequence MRIIIGMTCKELLRKRVMILTLLLTVVFLIAFWFVASTIGSNSFIESDASSATILIARFSNGVFILTLGFFFGSFVIAFLAIFSSFSVISGEAEQGVMQALLPRPLPRWKWYMGRWLGYVSLGVLYALILFIAILAITQVHAAIPQEAGALIKSFLLFASAVPLLISLSMLGSGVFSALGNGVFMTMLYGAGWLGGMIDKVSGSLQLEGDGMNMLNNLTGIMSLLMPVDGLQRKMMGELLSFEDLSGLVGFSGSSMGLTDISSVPSGSFVIYAACYTLLALFTGLWRFQRKDL
- a CDS encoding helix-turn-helix domain-containing protein, producing MNEFEMCPRFEKAVDLLSKRWVALIVFVLMQGPRRFGEIESCLSNLSGKVLSDRLKEMENEGIIQRTVYPEMPVRIEYSLTDKGTALAPILGEISNWSSDWIEIGVTQ
- a CDS encoding GTP cyclohydrolase II, with the protein product MKPDILSILQNKIKRITMDDSTNILVGPITLPVNLDGETVTFKWYSWLKTTDEELMQGDSQAATELLISRLSSMNLADGQQSSVLVYGDFEGSEEALIRMHSICHTGDIFGSKRCDCGFQLRQSMKMIAQHGAGALFYLANHEGRGIGLFSKAMAYILQEEGYDTVEANLELGFADDSRDYRDAISVLQHLRSKPVTLITNNPKKMEALRAAGMNTGKRIPLWGDVSVFNEKYLRTKVARSGHLEAVVNPDFFEGRVAK